GTTTGAAGGTGTTTCAGTGAAGTTCATTGGTGACAATGATTACCCATATAAGCTTAATACAGAGTTTCTAAACCATATTCAGGTCAGCAATGCCCAAGAGGAGCTTCTTCAGTGGTATGAAGATAAAGGAAGGGATAACTTTAAGATGATTCATTCAACTGAGAGATGCGCTTCTGGTATCATGCAAGCTATTGCACACTTCAAACTAGGACCTAGTGTGTCTGTAAGAGATCTTGAATTCCCATACCTGAAGGTAGACACCATCAAGCCTGCGGATATAGTGGTGAAGTTTTATGTTCTCTATGAGAAGTGGCGGAGGGGCGAGGTTCAGAATTCTCCATCAGTTATGCAGTACTTGAAAAGCATTACTGTAAGTACATTCCCTTGTTTCTTAGACTAACCCGGTTTATGTTTCTTCATATGTTTTCTGCATTACCATGTCGTTTCTTTTGTACATGTCAGAAGAGAAACTGGATGTAATTTTTGCGAAGCAATTTTTGATCTTTTTTGTAGCTTACTTTAGACTGATAGCTTATTTTGTATAGCATCAAAATGGCACACTGATACAACCTTGTGGAACTGAGCGGTCACTTCATGCATGCATTGATGCACTGAGTTCATGCTATGGTGACCAACAAGGAAAAAAGTTCCGAGCATGGGTGGACCGCCTTGTTTCATCACCGATTGGTACAAGTAACTGGTTGGTGAGGTTTGACAATTGGGAGATGGAAGGTATAGATCCTAAGAACTCTTCACATAATTAAGTTATTGCACGCCGTCAGTTATCCATAATCCTTGGATTCACCGTAATTACTTGTCTTGTGTTTCCTCATTGTATCGCGTGTCCATACTAATGCTTGTGCCACACTCAGGTGATGCGCAATATTGCTGTCGGACAACTCTTCTGGTGAATATGAAGGTAAATTATCAGATTTCCGCAGAAATCCTTGCATATGCCCTGCAGTAGTTATGTGCGCACACTGCATGCTGAACTACCGATCTGCTTGAACTTGCAGCCCAAGACTCCAGAGGGCTTGGAACTGACACACATCCACAAGACTTGGCTTGAAGGATATTCTGCAGGGAGTGACCATGCGTTCATCTTATAGATCATCTAACCACTTGCAGTATATGCACCACTTGCAGTATATGCACGGGATCTCTGAAAGTCAAGATAGAATGACAAATGTACTGGTACTTGTGTAAGTGGACCTCACGGCTGATTCGAACTACTGTACCGTTGTGGTGCTCCCAGAGAGGGCCTATCCTCATATCGATTTCGTGTGCAACAAAGAATTGTTCAACGATTCTATCTCATGAAGTTGTGAAGAGATACCTAAATTAGGGGAATCATCTCATTGCACTAGAATGTTGTAGTTACACAGAATCATTTGGCGATGTACTTGATGCTCGCGAGCTGGTGCAAGTGGGCACCAATCCTTGCCCGGGACAGTTAAAGTTGGTAATCCGTTCCTCCGAACTTTCGTATTGCTGTTATCTTTGTTTCCTGGCCCTGGTTGGCAAGGTCCAATGAGATTTAGCGTTGTTGTTTCAGGTTTCTGCCAGTCACTGATCTCTTAGTCGTAGCCAATGAGGTTGTGTCAAACATATTATCAGCCAATGAGATTGCGACTATGGTCGCATGTGACAAATGGAAGAAGATGTATCTCGAGAATGTCAGTTCAAGATCGTAAGCTCTTGCAATCTATGGCTAGTTCTAACACATGAGAAGATGCACCGTTTAACTGGCAAGCTGGTTAACATGGCCTGATCCATTCGGCCACACGCCCACACCAGTTATGTTCAACTGTACTGCAACTGTTACAACCTTTAATCCCACTGAAAAGATACACCAAGATCTTGGTAGTATTTTGCCTGGACAAATATAACTTTTTTTAggggaaaataaaaataaaaataactcTGTTAAGGAAAATATTTTCTATCATTCTACTCACCAAAGAAGTGTCTAATCTACTCCCTATTAAAACACATAAGATAAGATGGTTTGGATTTAAAGTAAAACAAAAAATGAAGAATGTAGATAACCCAAAACTGCAAATGGAGGTGAGCTACATGTAGCCCTTTATTTTCAAAAATTTAGAAATCATACTTTTAAGTTTAAAAAGAAGTCTGAAACAAAATTCTGGACGTAACCAATGATGAAATCAACAAACctgcaaaatctcaatgtgaaattcttagttttcttttttcttttaaaaCTCAAACTTGAAATGCAAATAACTTGAGATTGAAAAATCCAAacgatgaaaccaattttgttggaaagaggacgacaagagctaccaCCATAAAAATTAAAATTGTGAAAACAAGTGGGGGAGTATATGATTTTTAGACTGAAACCTCTAAACGGGGAGAACCGAGAAAACTCCAATAtaaaaaacgcaacaagtgatctacgcGAAATCcgtttttcgatgaactagagcttgtcatggaaataaccacaagctctaaaacaccacatgAATAGGAttgaaataacaaccaagaaagatgatgcaaggatgcaaaggtttgaccgcactccgaacgatacgattgagttactcactcgagagccccttgATAGTACGACGTCTAGCCTACAAAccggtctcccaactaaaccacgaaatcggtaagaaagaaactctatcaagagaaaaccttaaccttgcgtatTCCATTTGAGCTAGATGATGCCGATCTTGACCGCGACAAGATGGAATACCATTTTTGATTGTCCTTGCACTATGAAGTCTTACGGATTGCTCCCCCTCACTCCACGATGGGAGAGAACCTTCTTCGATACATCTTCACATATacatgaacaccatatgaatgGTAAGTtttaagcatatgatctcttcgagctgacttatcttgaacttgcacctcatttcttcttattgcaaccttgaagccaacatatggttcaagcgggGCCTATAGACAACTCCTACACATATGATTCAATGTAAACATTAGTCCATaaagattgtcattaattaccaaaatcacacatggaggctccatgcactttcaaagaTGCCTTAAGGCAACCGCTGGATGGAGGACATATCGGGCAGGATGGACACTGAAGTTGTAAGCCATTGTGTTAAACTATGGCTTTCCATCACCGGTGTGAGTCGGGACCCGGCCCATGAGGACATCTTCTCATGGCCAAAATCGCCGCCTGGACTGTATACTACCAAGCCAACCTACACTGTGCTATGCCAAGGTTTGATGTTGCTATTTGCATATATAGAATTCAAGGGCCACACTCAAATGCAAAATATTTGTGTGGTTGACGGTCCAATAAAGGTTTTGGACTTCGAACATGAGGATGCAACATAGGCTGCAAGAATAGATCATTGCTTTACTTGCCTGCAAGAGGAGGACATGGCCAACCACATCAAGATCCAATGCTTGTATGCTCACGAGGTATGGTTTAGAGTCTTCTACTTTGCCCATCTAGTGATACCACCACCAGGACTGAATCCATCCTTGTTCCGTGGTTGCTGGATATCTGACAAacacaaagaaagaaagaaggcTTTCTAGAGATCCTGGTGATTCTTACATGTTGGTCACTATGGAAGCAGTGTAGCGTCAGAACTTTCAGCAATATACGGCTGCAATGCTCTGTGGAGGCCTTGGCCTGCATGGGTTAGGGATGAACTCAGTACTTGGGTCATGGTATGTGTGGGTGGGTGCAAACTGATAGTGAGAGGCGTGGATGTGCGTGCTTGTGCTGCTCGCATCGTTTAGCATGTTCTTGTAAATTGTTGCGCTCTTCTATAAATCTATGGTACATCTTTGACATATCCTCGAAAAAAACAGAATCAACAATTATTCAAGTGATATGGTGGGTTAGCAATGAATTGAGTATTTGCCACGTTTGTGTAGTCATATAAGTTAGAAAGTTACCAGTTGCAACACTTCTTTTTACGCTTTACATATTTGTCAAGTTATGTGTCAGCAACATGTGGCGATTATAAGGCAAATATGCAATAAAAATATATAGTGTGGCAAAATATGCAAATACTCATATCTTAGCAACTTAACCAAATTGTGCACTACAAATATACTACCCTCGTTCCTAATATAAAACCTTTTAAATTAGCTTTTAAAAAGGATTATAGTCCCTCCGCTTTTGTTTTATAAGATGTTTGGTTTTTGAAAGATTCACTCACTTTTATATCTAGTCTATTTTTAGTATGTAGAGGGAGTATTTTAGAAGGGGGATGGATAAATACGGAGGCAAAGGATCAAAGGTGGAAGTAATCATCTACGACGAAATAAAGGAGGGCGTTTCTGGAAAGTCCATGTAACTTGGGCAAAGATCAAATTCCCCAAGGAGTCCTTGGCAAGGACCCGTGGGTTTGATCAGGTAAACTGGTAAAGGGTTTGCTCACCCAAATTTCAGTTCCCCAACCTTTCCGACGCAGCGGCGCGCGAGCGTCCCGGCGATCGTGAGCGGTCGACGGCTTGCTTCCGGCCCCGACCCGCTCCTCCCTAGGTCAACAATGCCGCTCGCCGCCACTCAAGAGGGAGAGGCGTCGGGGTCCAGAGCCCCTAAGCCCCGACGCGGCCGCAGCTCCACCGGCGCCGCCGCTCAAGAGGGAGTGGCGTCGGGGTCCAGAGCCTCTGCGCCCCGCCGTGGCCGCAGCTCCACCGGCGCCGCCATGCCCACGACGACGGCTCGGTCCATGGCGCTTGTGCGTACGCGGCCCCAATCCTCGGGCTCCCAATCGCCACAAAGAAGGAATAGGAAGGGGAGGGCGGCTGGGAACCAGAGATCGAACAAACGCAAGAGGACcagggaggagaaggaggaggatgaggaaagggaggaggaggaggaggagaatgatGAGgaaagggaggaggaggaggtctcgtCAGCAGGAAGCTCCCCCCTTCGCGAGCTCCACGTACCGGATGAGATGTATGATCTTGACGAAAGTGTATGGGAAACAATTAAGAAAGCGCGAGGCGATATCAAGGCAAAGCTAGGTTTGTTCTTCAAGCCCTCTCGCTTCCTTTATTATCGTGCACACCATTTAGTACCAAGGATACAAGAACCAGAACTTCTGTCCTAGGAACAATAGCATCTCCAATTATAGCGGTGTAAAATATATCTGTTGTAATCATCCTCATTGTGTATGAGACAAATTTATGCATTCCTATTTGGGTCATATTCTATGGTTGTGATCCCACCAGATGTCTTTTTGATTCCATCCAAAATCGAATTTTACGGTATATGCGCTTATGATCTCCCCTTCTATGCCATGCGGAAATGACTTCTCTGGAATTATGGCCTTTACCACCATGGTGTTGTCCATGGATCAAATTATTTTGTTGATAGGAAGGGACACTAGTACTCTCTACGGCCCAAATTAATCGGCGCAGCCATATACTATGTCCAGTACAAGTGTACCGCTGAGTTATTTTAGCATATGTTCTTGCAATATTTAGTATATGCAACTCCACTATGTCTGAGTTTTAGGATGTGTACATGTCTTGCTGGTAGCACATGTTGGTGAGATGTGCCACATAACTTGAGATTCGAGTTAGTGTAGCGGTGTATCCTTGAAGTATCAATTCCCCTCCTTAGATGACGACATATCATCTTCCTAATACCGCAAAAGTCATATAATATGTTTGGGTAGTGGAGTTTACtttatatttttattttcttgtaGCTCGCCGCAGGGCATGGCCCACGCTTAATACACTCATGATTAGAGGTTTCAAGTGCGTGCTTGATGATCCAAATTTGGTTCCTGACCGTGAACCTGCAAGAAAGGCGGTGCTTTATGCTGCTCAATCTGTGGTTGGACTTACATCCACTGTTGGTAATAACAATGATACCTTGGCCCTTTATTTGCTAGCATCATAGAGACATAGTTTTTTGCTGACATTTTCAGAATTTGTAGATGGTAAGCCGCTAGCACGATGCTGTGGTTTCTGGGTTCATTGGGATGAGAAGAATAAGATTGGCACGGTTTTGACAACATCACGTCTAATTTGCACCAAGTCATCGTCCATGAACGCCTGGTTAGGACAAGAAAAGTATGATATTGATGCTGAGGTGAGTTCTTAAGAATATTTTAACTTTGGTTCAGCGCAAAAGTTATTTATATTCTGCTATTATTTCTCAACAATACATCCCGTGCAAACTGTTAAACTTGGGGGGTTTGTGGTTCATATTTGCTTAAGGAAGGAAACACGGAAGATGTTTGGTAGCTGCTCCCTCAGGACATCAACAATGCAAACGTAACAGTTCCCTTCTAAGACTACTAGAAATAACATGTGACTTTCATGATTTGATAACAAATACCCAGTTTTATTTTGCTCTTTCTTAGCTGGCTAAATAGTTTGACATTTGAATGTCCCTTCTGAATTGTCAAATTAACCACCAGGAACTGGCTGCTTTTGAATGTTATATCCTTCAGAATAATGCTAGTTGATTGGTGCTCTCAGTGGTTAAGGTTTAATTAGCGGTTGCTGAATTGTGCGGCAGTGAACTTATTTATAACCTTTTGTGGAAGAATAACCACAAAGGAAGAAATGTTCTGGTTAGCCAAACACTAGGGAAAAGTTGGCTGGACAGGAAGGGGTTATCATAATCAAGCAGGATGTGAACATCTCAGTATTTTCTATTTGATAGACTTTGCTCACATATTTGTTCTGATATGTATAGATATGAACATCTCAATATTTCCTAATTGATAGAGTTCAATCACATATTTTAAATGTATCATGGTCTATTAGGAGGAAATGCATTCCCAACCAACTGAAGTTAATTAGTTACTTAAAtgcaacaacaacatcaaagcctatttcccaagcaagttggggtaggcctAGGAGTTGGGATGCAAGTAATCATCTGCTATGTGTGTGCATTGTGTGTGTTCTTAGAAGCATAAATAAAAGGATAAGTTCTACCTCTGTCATTGCTGTATGATAAACTAGCAAATTTGGTAGTTTATGTTGTAATTTTTAGAAACACATAAATCTTGCATTTTGCACTGTTTATAGGTTCTTGTTCACCTGCGGGGTAACACCACCGAAAAGGCCCACCTGCAGTATCTTCAGAAGCACTATGATTTGGCCTTTTTCAGTGTTAAAGTAGATCAGCCTGTCCATATACTGCTTTACAATGATGGTGTGAAACACGCTGACAAAGTTTTTGAGCTTGGAAGAGATGAGAGTTCGTTTCTACGGATAAGCCATGGTGTGGTGAAAAACTCGAAACCAAACTTGCTTCAAAGATATCACTATA
This Lolium perenne isolate Kyuss_39 chromosome 1, Kyuss_2.0, whole genome shotgun sequence DNA region includes the following protein-coding sequences:
- the LOC127347535 gene encoding uncharacterized protein, producing the protein MPLAATQEGEASGSRAPKPRRGRSSTGAAAQEGVASGSRASAPRRGRSSTGAAMPTTTARSMALVRTRPQSSGSQSPQRRNRKGRAAGNQRSNKRKRTREEKEEDEEREEEEEENDEEREEEEVSSAGSSPLRELHVPDEMYDLDESVWETIKKARGDIKAKLARRRAWPTLNTLMIRGFKCVLDDPNLVPDREPARKAVLYAAQSVVGLTSTVDGKPLARCCGFWVHWDEKNKIGTVLTTSRLICTKSSSMNAWLGQEKYDIDAEVLVHLRGNTTEKAHLQYLQKHYDLAFFSVKVDQPVHILLYNDGVKHADKVFELGRDESSFLRISHGVVKNSKPNLLQRYHYMHVDGADLHAKYGKGGPLIDFDGKIVGMVNGNTRGSFMPSSILVKCLQLWRKFQCIPRPHLGMKFWSIKFVDIALAENILYMCNIDDGLIVKEVSEGSLAEKLGIRDGDVIRCVNGKHISTTVELENLLLGICEDESGNLNSKVNVELWVFHIRKSLWRNRTLTVNVSDEGEVVAKGARYPFGSPSGPTETPGSMQT